The following coding sequences are from one Mycobacterium bourgelatii window:
- a CDS encoding metal-dependent hydrolase, which translates to MTTVDDRAVGPHSQEAAASDHERLVLEARDVQFDWARLPVHYVPNEPMATHVLNVLHLLLPAGEEFFVEVFKKALPLIKDDQLRLDVQGFIGQEAIHSQAHSGVLAHFDAQGIDVTPFTDQVKWLFTTLLGDKPRRSTRRQHSWLLEQVSFIAAVEHYTAVLGEWILNSPALDAVGTDPVMLDMLRWHGAEEVEHKAVAFDTMKHLRAGYWRQVRTQLAVGPVLLLLWIRGVRFMYSVDPCLPPGAKARWRDYFSAARRGLVPGPWRLLRVVAHYFKPGFHPSQLGGVGLAVDYLAVSPAARASH; encoded by the coding sequence ATGACGACCGTTGACGACAGGGCAGTGGGGCCGCATTCACAGGAAGCGGCCGCGTCAGACCACGAGCGTCTCGTCCTTGAGGCGCGCGACGTCCAGTTCGACTGGGCGCGGCTGCCGGTTCACTATGTGCCCAACGAGCCGATGGCCACCCACGTCCTCAACGTGCTGCATCTGCTGTTGCCGGCGGGTGAGGAATTCTTCGTCGAGGTCTTCAAGAAGGCGCTGCCCCTGATCAAGGACGACCAGCTGCGGTTGGACGTGCAGGGATTCATCGGCCAGGAGGCCATCCACTCGCAGGCCCACTCCGGCGTGCTCGCGCATTTCGACGCCCAAGGCATCGACGTGACTCCGTTTACCGACCAGGTCAAGTGGCTCTTCACCACACTGCTCGGCGACAAGCCGCGCCGCAGCACCCGGCGCCAGCACAGCTGGCTGCTGGAGCAGGTGTCATTCATTGCTGCGGTCGAGCACTACACCGCCGTGTTGGGGGAATGGATTCTGAATTCCCCGGCGCTCGACGCCGTCGGCACTGACCCCGTGATGCTCGACATGCTGCGGTGGCACGGCGCGGAAGAAGTTGAGCACAAGGCCGTGGCGTTCGACACCATGAAGCATCTGCGGGCCGGGTACTGGCGACAGGTGCGTACCCAGCTGGCCGTGGGGCCGGTGTTGTTGCTGTTGTGGATTCGCGGGGTGCGGTTCATGTATTCGGTGGATCCGTGCCTGCCGCCGGGAGCGAAAGCACGGTGGCGCGACTACTTCAGTGCGGCGCGGCGCGGGTTGGTCCCTGGGCCGTGGCGCCTGTTGCGCGTCGTCGCCCACTACTTCAAGCCGGGGTTTCACCCGTCGCAGTTGGGCGGGGTGGGCCTGGCGGTCGACTACCTGGCGGTCTCGCCGGCAGCCCGGGCGTCGCACTGA
- a CDS encoding alpha/beta fold hydrolase, translated as MTSTSLITASDGVRLAVHRYTDIDPQRPTVLAVHGWPDNHHIWDGVAAELGGRYNFVAYDVRGAGESSCPATRSGYRLGQLVADLGAVIDSLEVGQVHLLAHDWGSVQGWAAVTDESVAGKIASFTSLSGPHLQGAGRFLRSARGPRSLVDVAKQIAGSSYIAFFLTPAAPELAFRSGIGVKVVEAVERIGGSGTRAQRVSPPRAIGDFVNGLNLYRENLPAPLFSPGPQLPRTDVSVQVLAPRRDYFISPPLQRLQGAISLRSRVVSIEGGHWVVTARPDAVARLTAEWIEAVIRGEVETSVEYGESRQAGGRLTLINRLLARLALLLK; from the coding sequence ATGACTAGCACTTCACTTATCACGGCGTCCGACGGCGTCAGGCTGGCCGTCCACCGCTACACCGACATCGACCCGCAGCGCCCGACCGTCCTCGCTGTGCACGGTTGGCCCGACAATCACCACATTTGGGACGGGGTGGCGGCCGAGCTTGGCGGACGCTACAACTTTGTGGCCTACGATGTGCGGGGTGCCGGCGAATCATCTTGCCCAGCAACGCGATCCGGGTACCGACTGGGACAGCTGGTCGCCGACTTGGGGGCGGTGATCGACAGTCTGGAGGTCGGCCAGGTCCATCTCCTGGCCCATGACTGGGGGTCCGTGCAGGGCTGGGCGGCCGTCACCGACGAGTCGGTTGCCGGCAAGATCGCTTCCTTCACGTCGCTTTCTGGGCCGCATCTACAGGGCGCAGGCAGATTCCTGCGATCGGCGCGCGGTCCCCGGTCCCTGGTCGATGTGGCCAAACAGATTGCGGGATCAAGCTATATCGCCTTCTTCCTGACTCCCGCCGCGCCGGAACTGGCGTTTCGCTCCGGGATTGGCGTGAAAGTCGTTGAGGCCGTTGAACGCATCGGCGGTTCAGGCACGCGCGCCCAACGGGTTTCACCGCCGCGTGCGATCGGCGACTTTGTCAACGGGCTCAACCTCTACCGGGAGAACCTGCCCGCACCGCTGTTTTCACCCGGGCCACAACTGCCTCGGACCGACGTCAGCGTCCAGGTGCTCGCACCCCGTCGGGACTACTTCATCTCACCCCCGCTGCAGCGCCTGCAGGGCGCGATTTCGCTTCGCAGCCGCGTTGTTTCGATCGAGGGCGGGCACTGGGTGGTGACCGCGCGCCCCGACGCAGTCGCCAGGCTCACCGCCGAGTGGATCGAGGCCGTCATTCGGGGTGAAGTCGAGACATCGGTCGAGTACGGCGAGTCGCGTCAGGCCGGCGGCAGGCTTACGCTGATCAATCGTCTGCTGGCGCGCTTGGCTCTGCTGTTGAAGTAG
- a CDS encoding PDR/VanB family oxidoreductase produces the protein MPESIWKSRPADLYGRRKRDRFYTALWGVRVLVGGLASASRWNPSRVTPVRRTHHATVTKRELVAPDVVALTLADPDGGLLPSWTPGGHIDVQLPSGRRRQYSLSGPPGRRTDYRIAVRRIPDGGGGSIEMHDAFDVGDTLVFEGPRNAFYLGTAERDVLFVIGGIGVTPVLPMIRVAAQRGSDWRAIYVGRSREYMPFLDEVVAVDPDRVTVWADDEHGRLAGVDELLAGAGPKTAVYVCGPPAMLDAVRAARAEYAGAPLHYERFSPPPVVDGIPFELQLGRSGEVLSVPANRSALAVMLDRDPTTAHSCQQGFCGTCKVKVLAGHVDRRGRTAEGEDEMLVCVSRAKGDRLVIDA, from the coding sequence GTGCCGGAAAGCATTTGGAAGAGCAGGCCCGCCGACCTCTACGGCCGGCGGAAACGGGATCGGTTCTACACCGCATTGTGGGGCGTGCGCGTCCTGGTGGGCGGATTGGCCTCGGCTTCGCGGTGGAATCCGTCGCGGGTGACACCCGTGCGACGGACCCACCACGCCACGGTCACCAAACGCGAACTCGTTGCCCCCGATGTGGTTGCGCTGACGCTTGCCGATCCGGACGGCGGGTTGCTGCCATCCTGGACACCCGGTGGCCACATCGACGTGCAATTGCCGTCGGGGCGCCGCCGGCAGTACTCGCTGTCCGGTCCGCCCGGGCGCCGCACGGACTACCGGATCGCCGTACGTCGCATCCCCGACGGTGGGGGCGGTTCGATAGAGATGCACGACGCCTTCGATGTGGGGGACACCCTGGTGTTCGAAGGCCCGCGGAACGCGTTCTACCTCGGCACGGCCGAACGGGACGTGCTGTTCGTGATCGGCGGCATCGGGGTGACGCCGGTGCTACCGATGATCCGGGTGGCCGCGCAACGCGGATCCGATTGGCGCGCAATCTATGTGGGCCGCAGCCGCGAGTACATGCCGTTCTTGGACGAGGTTGTCGCGGTGGATCCCGACCGGGTCACGGTATGGGCCGACGACGAGCACGGTCGATTGGCCGGGGTCGACGAATTGTTGGCCGGGGCCGGGCCGAAGACCGCCGTATACGTGTGTGGGCCGCCCGCGATGCTGGACGCGGTCCGAGCGGCGCGCGCCGAATACGCCGGTGCGCCCCTGCACTACGAGCGGTTCAGCCCGCCGCCCGTGGTCGACGGCATTCCGTTCGAATTGCAACTCGGGCGGTCGGGGGAGGTGCTGTCCGTTCCGGCGAACCGGTCCGCGCTGGCCGTCATGCTGGACCGCGACCCCACCACGGCGCACTCCTGCCAACAGGGGTTCTGCGGGACGTGCAAGGTCAAAGTGCTTGCCGGGCACGTTGATCGCCGAGGCCGCACGGCTGAGGGGGAGGACGAGATGCTGGTCTGCGTGTCGCGGGCGAAGGGTGATCGGTTGGTTATCGACGCTTGA
- a CDS encoding GNAT family N-acetyltransferase — protein sequence MHYPSWRLSWTGIIAPHHLDLIGQPHRWATEFYPMTLSRNGWSMWIAEYRGRLLGMIMFGPDVAVPRDLHIDALYVTEHSQRHGIGGRLLNKALRANPSEDVILWCADKNQKARNFYEKKDFHEDGRTFTWQPLPGVDVPHVGYRLKRR from the coding sequence ATGCACTACCCGTCGTGGCGGCTGTCCTGGACCGGCATCATTGCGCCGCATCACCTCGACCTGATCGGTCAGCCGCACCGCTGGGCGACCGAGTTCTATCCGATGACCCTCAGCCGCAACGGGTGGTCGATGTGGATCGCCGAGTACCGCGGCAGGTTGCTCGGCATGATCATGTTCGGCCCGGACGTCGCCGTTCCCCGCGACCTGCACATCGACGCGCTCTACGTCACCGAGCACAGCCAACGACACGGCATCGGTGGCCGCCTACTCAACAAAGCCTTGCGGGCGAACCCTTCCGAGGACGTGATCTTGTGGTGCGCCGACAAGAACCAGAAGGCGCGCAACTTCTACGAGAAGAAAGACTTCCACGAGGACGGCCGCACCTTCACCTGGCAACCGCTGCCCGGGGTGGACGTCCCCCACGTGGGTTACCGACTCAAGCGTCGATAA
- a CDS encoding PE family protein, with product MSFVVVAPEILATAASDLANIGSSLGAANAAAAGSTTALLAAADDEVSVAIAALFGSFGSEYQAISARMAAFQADFARAMTSAQTQYAFAETSGAALLQDVQRAVTAAVNAPVQAATGRPLVGDGVNGSAPGQAGAPGGWLLGNGGHGADGATGQNGGAGGAAGLVGNGGNGGRGGAGVAGINNGAGGNGGAGGAGGAWGGNGGHGGAGGAGYIGGFTGGAGGTGGAGGAALAGVGGAGGAGGAGGTGTGHGGMGGAGGAGGAGSVAGGLGGAGGAGGAGSQAGGVGGDGGAGGGAGANGVAGSGGVGGTGGASDAGVGGDGGAGGTGGVGGLNRGDGGAGGAGGAGGAGVSNGGTGGVGGAGGNAGIHGQGGEGGAGGIGGAASAGTGGDGGAGGVGGTGGGSRGDGGVGGVGGAGGVGSAAGGTGGVGGSGGNAVRNGVGGVGGAGGAGGTSSAGAGGDGGAGGTGGTGGATRGDGGAGGLGGAGGAGRTGGTGGAGGAGGQAATHGDGGAGGLGGAGGDGVAGHAATAAGQAGQAGGIGGAGGTGGVGGAGGSSTGNGGDGGAGGAGGTGGIGGMVWTAPTPPWPAAPAGTAVMAGLAAPAGPEGPAGSGVARPTAPRAPRARAGPAVTAGPVEPPGTVVTARPAPSPAPAPVSVVPAARAVTPGSAGLAGRAAPGPPSERPAPAAPTRPPSAVTAATAEPARTRSPPAAPAGPGALVVTAAPTETAGTAAPAGPARLG from the coding sequence ATGTCGTTCGTGGTGGTGGCCCCAGAGATCTTGGCGACAGCGGCTTCCGACTTGGCGAATATCGGTTCTTCGCTTGGTGCGGCCAACGCGGCGGCGGCGGGCTCGACCACAGCGCTGTTGGCGGCTGCCGACGATGAGGTGTCGGTGGCGATCGCGGCGTTGTTCGGTTCGTTTGGGTCGGAGTACCAGGCGATCAGCGCGCGGATGGCGGCCTTTCAGGCGGACTTTGCCCGCGCGATGACCTCAGCGCAGACGCAATACGCCTTCGCCGAGACGTCGGGTGCGGCACTGCTGCAGGATGTGCAGCGGGCGGTAACGGCTGCGGTGAATGCCCCGGTCCAGGCCGCCACCGGGCGTCCGTTGGTCGGTGATGGGGTCAACGGATCGGCACCCGGGCAGGCCGGTGCGCCGGGTGGATGGTTGCTCGGTAACGGGGGGCATGGGGCCGATGGGGCAACGGGGCAAAACGGTGGGGCCGGTGGTGCGGCGGGCCTGGTGGGCAACGGGGGCAATGGCGGTCGGGGTGGGGCCGGAGTAGCCGGCATCAACAACGGAGCTGGCGGTAACGGCGGCGCCGGTGGCGCCGGTGGGGCATGGGGCGGCAATGGGGGTCACGGCGGTGCGGGCGGGGCGGGATATATCGGTGGATTTACCGGCGGTGCTGGCGGCACAGGCGGTGCTGGCGGTGCGGCGCTCGCCGGCGTGGGTGGCGCTGGCGGCGCCGGCGGTGCAGGCGGCACGGGTACGGGTCACGGCGGGATGGGCGGTGCCGGTGGTGCTGGGGGCGCGGGCAGCGTCGCCGGTGGCCTGGGCGGTGCCGGTGGTGCTGGAGGTGCGGGCAGCCAAGCCGGCGGTGTGGGCGGGGACGGCGGCGCCGGTGGCGGTGCCGGCGCAAATGGCGTTGCTGGCAGCGGTGGTGTCGGAGGAACGGGCGGGGCTTCGGATGCCGGTGTCGGTGGCGATGGCGGCGCCGGGGGCACCGGTGGGGTCGGCGGATTGAACAGGGGTGACGGCGGGGCCGGCGGCGCCGGTGGTGCCGGTGGGGCCGGGGTCAGCAACGGCGGGACGGGCGGAGTCGGCGGGGCCGGCGGGAATGCCGGCATCCACGGACAGGGCGGGGAGGGTGGCGCCGGAGGGATCGGCGGGGCCGCAAGCGCCGGCACAGGCGGTGATGGCGGCGCTGGTGGTGTCGGGGGTACAGGCGGGGGCTCTAGGGGTGATGGCGGTGTCGGCGGGGTGGGTGGCGCCGGCGGGGTGGGCAGCGCGGCCGGTGGGACCGGTGGGGTCGGCGGGTCCGGCGGTAACGCCGTCCGCAACGGCGTCGGCGGAGTCGGCGGTGCTGGTGGGGCAGGCGGAACGTCTTCTGCCGGTGCAGGTGGTGATGGCGGCGCCGGCGGTACGGGTGGCACCGGCGGAGCGACCCGGGGCGATGGCGGGGCCGGCGGCCTCGGCGGCGCCGGCGGTGCCGGACGCACGGGCGGAACTGGCGGTGCCGGCGGTGCTGGCGGTCAGGCGGCTACGCACGGGGACGGCGGGGCCGGCGGCCTCGGCGGCGCTGGCGGGGATGGTGTGGCCGGGCACGCGGCAACAGCTGCCGGTCAGGCCGGTCAGGCTGGCGGGATCGGCGGGGCCGGCGGGACCGGCGGCGTCGGCGGGGCCGGGGGAAGCAGCACCGGCAACGGTGGCGACGGCGGGGCCGGCGGGGCCGGTGGCACCGGCGGTATCGGCGGGATGGTGTGGACGGCGCCGACGCCACCGTGGCCGGCGGCACCGGCGGGGACGGCAGTGATGGCGGGGCTGGCGGCTCCGGCGGGGCCGGAGGGGCCGGCGGGGTCGGGGGTAGCGCGACCAACGGCACCGCGGGCACCCAGGGCGCGGGCGGGGCCGGCGGTAACGGCGGGACCGGTGGAGCCGCCGGGGACGGTGGTGACGGCGCGGCCGGCACCTTCGCCGGCGCCGGCACCGGTATCGGTGGTGCCGGCGGCAAGGGCGGTAACGCCGGGATCGGCGGGGCTGGCGGGGCGGGCGGCGCCGGGTCCACCGTCGGAGCGGCCGGCGCCCGCGGCGCCGACCCGACCACCATCAGCGGTCACGGCGGCAACGGCGGAGCCGGCGCGGACGCGCTCACCCCCGGCGGCACCGGCGGGGCCGGGGGCGCTGGTGGTGACGGCGGCACCTACGGAAACGGCGGGCACGGCGGCACCGGCGGGGCCGGCGCGGCTGGGATGA
- the dapB gene encoding 4-hydroxy-tetrahydrodipicolinate reductase, giving the protein MRVGVLGAKGKVGSTMVRAVEAAEDLTLSAEVDEGDSLSLLTDGNTEVVIDFTHPDVVMGNLEFLIENGIHAVVGTTGFTGERLQQVESWLAENPETAVLIAPNFAIGAVLSMHFAKQAARFFDSAEVIELHHPNKADAPSGTATRTAKLIAEARKGLPPNPDATTTSLPGARGADVDGIPVHAVRLAGLVAHQEVLFGTEGETLTIRHDSLDRTSFVPGVLLAVRQVKERPGLTVGLEPLLDLE; this is encoded by the coding sequence ATGCGGGTAGGCGTGTTGGGAGCCAAAGGCAAGGTGGGGTCGACGATGGTCCGGGCGGTCGAAGCCGCCGAGGACCTAACCCTGTCCGCGGAGGTGGACGAGGGCGATTCGCTGAGCCTGCTGACTGACGGCAACACCGAGGTCGTCATCGATTTCACCCACCCCGACGTGGTGATGGGCAATTTGGAGTTCCTCATCGAGAACGGGATTCACGCGGTGGTGGGCACCACCGGATTCACCGGCGAGCGCCTGCAGCAGGTGGAGTCGTGGCTGGCCGAGAACCCCGAGACCGCGGTGTTGATCGCGCCGAACTTCGCCATCGGCGCCGTGCTGTCGATGCATTTCGCCAAACAAGCCGCCCGCTTCTTCGATTCGGCTGAAGTCATCGAACTGCATCACCCGAACAAGGCCGACGCCCCCTCGGGTACGGCGACGCGCACCGCGAAATTGATCGCCGAGGCCCGAAAAGGCCTGCCGCCCAACCCGGACGCCACCACCACCAGCCTGCCCGGAGCCCGCGGCGCCGACGTCGACGGCATCCCCGTACACGCGGTGCGGTTGGCCGGCTTGGTCGCACACCAGGAAGTTCTGTTCGGCACTGAGGGGGAGACGCTGACCATCCGCCACGACAGCTTGGACCGCACCTCGTTCGTCCCCGGCGTGTTGTTGGCGGTGCGGCAGGTCAAAGAACGCCCCGGTCTTACGGTCGGTCTGGAGCCACTGCTCGACTTGGAATGA